Genomic window (Verrucomicrobiota bacterium):
CATGCCGCGGGCACCAAACATCGAAAACCGAACGTTTTCGCCGACTTCATCGCCGCCGCCGAGTGGCTGTGCCGGGAGGGATACACCTCACCCCGCCGGCTCGCCATCGAAGGCCGGAGCAACGGAGGACTGCTCGTCGGAGCGTGTCTCACCCGCCGGCCCGATTTGTTTCGTGCCGCGCTGCCGGCCGTGGGGGTGCTCGACATGCTCCGCTTTCACAAATTCACCATCGGATGGGCCTGGACCGCCGATTTCGGTTCACCCGACGATCCGGAGGATTTCAGAACGTTGCTCGGCTACTCGCCCTTGCACAATCTGAGGCGAAACACGCGTTATCCCGCCACGCTGATGACCACCGCCGATCACGACGACCGGGTCGTGCCCGCCCATAGCTTCAAATTCGCCTCCGCGCTGCAAGCGGCTCAGAGCGGGCCGGCTCCCATTCTCATCCGCATTGACACCCAAGCAGGCCACGGCGCGGGCAAGCCCACTTCGAAACAAATCGATGAAATCGCCGACAAATGGACTTTCCTCGCGAGCGAACTCGGCCTCCGCGTCCCACCCGAATGGGCCAAGGCTCCGGGCAAATCGAAATGAAGGGGCTCCGCATGGAGACCGCCCTTGACTCAACTTGCGATTCCCCGTCTCCTTTGCGCGCCGCTGAGGCGAAAACATGGAATGGATTCAACAATTCATCGATTTGGTGCTGCACGTGGACAAGCACCTCGACGCGCTCATTCTTCAATTTGGAGTTTGGTTTTACGTGCTGATTTTTGCCGTGATTTTCTGTGAAACCGGCCTCGTCGTCACGCCGTTCCTGCCCGGTGATTCGCTGTTGTTCGCGCTCGGCGCTTTTGCCGCACGTGGAAGCTTGAATTTGCCGGCCTTGCTCATCCTGCTTCCCATCGCCGCCATCCTGGGGGACATGGTCAATTACTGGTGCGGAGCTTGGATCGGGCCGAAAATCTTTCGCGGCGAAAATGTCCGGTTCCTGAACAAGGCCCACTTGGACCGGACCCACGCCTTTTACGAAAAGTATGGTGCGAAGACGATTGTGCTGGCCCGTTTCGTGCCCATTGTTCGCACTTTCGCCCCGTTCGTGGCGGGCATGGGCCGCATGACCTACACCAAATTCACGGCTTACAACATCGGGGGAGCGTTGCTCTGGGTTTTCATTTTTGTGCCGGCGGGCTATTTCTTTGCCGATCACCCCCTGGTGCGGAAGAATTTTACCCTGGTCATGCTGGCGATTATCTTCCTTTCCGTCCTGCCGGCCGTCATTGAGATCGTGCGAGAATGGCAGAAGTCCAAGCGCGCTTCCACTTCTTGAGCCCATGGTCGCATCGCTTGAAATGAAGGCTTTGTTCCGACATTGCCCTCGTTGCAGCTCGACCGAGCTGGAGTGGCCGGATCCTCGGCACTTCGTCTGTCCGAACTGCGGCCTGACCCTCTATCGAAACACGACGTCCGCCGTGGCGGCGTTCCTGTTGGACCCGGAAAACAATGTGCTTCTGATTGAGCGCGCCCGCGAACCCTCGAAGGGCATGATGGCCGTTCCCGGGGGATTCGTGGATCCCGGGGAAAGAGCTGAGGAAGCCCTCCGCCGGGAGATTCGGGAAGAAGTGGGATTGACGACGGACACATTGGATTTCCTTTGCTCCGCTCCCAATACTTACGCCTACAAGAACATTTCCTACGATGTGCTGGATTGGTTTTTTGTGGGACGGCTTCAAAACTTCGATGGAGCGAGGCCTCTGGATGAGGTTTCAGGAATCCATGTACGCCCCTTGCTCAAAATTGAATCGGATTCCCTGGCTTTTCCGTCGCTCCGTTTCGCGTTGAAGGAACTCCAACGCCGGCTTGCCATCGGATAGTTCAGACTCTCCTCGGGCGAGCTCCGCATCTCCGTGGGCGTTCACAGTCGTTCTCATGTTGCCCCGAAGCGCGGCTGTGTCTTCCTTCGACCAGCCGCAGCACTTTGAACAATCTGGAGTCTTCGGACCCTTCCGCGCGCTGCGGCGCGCCTCCAACACCGCTGTGCTCTCCGAAATGAGGATGAAGGATGACTCCGTGTATCCCGATGTTGTTGGTAGGGCGGGCCTGTCCCAGCCCGCCGCCCACGGGATGCAAAACATCATGCTCCGGCAGCGCGCCGGGACGGACGCGCCCTACCTGCATCACCGGCAACATCGGGATACACCGAGGATGACTGGGCGTTCAACAACACACTTGCTCCGGCTTCGCCATTGACTTAGCATCCTGCCAATCCTCGATCCCAGGCACGATGCATACTCCTTCCATTCGCCCCCTTCGCCGGCCCTCTGTAGGGACCGCGTTTACCTTGATCGAATTGCTTGTCGTGATCGCCATCATCGCGATTTTGGCAGGCATGCTCCTGCCGGCCTTGTCCCGTGCCAAAGCCAAAGGCCAGCGGACCTCTTGCATGAACAATCTGCGACAAGTCAGCCTGTTCATGCACCTCTACATCGACGACAACAACGAGAGATTCCCCGGCCACCGCAATGAGGGGCTGACCACAGACGACGCGAATCGGTCCCTGACCAATTGGTGGGGAACCACCATTGTTGGGCATGGCCAAAACCAGAGCAACTTGTTCCGTTGCCCTTCCATCAAAGGGAAACGCTTGGACAATGGCGTCCGCTGGGAATGGAAGTTCGATCCCCACAAAGTCGGCTACGGATACAATGCCTTTTTCCTGGGCATCCACCCTTATCCCAGCGGCTCGGTTTCCGTTAGCGGCGTCAATTTC
Coding sequences:
- a CDS encoding type II secretion system protein, whose amino-acid sequence is MHTPSIRPLRRPSVGTAFTLIELLVVIAIIAILAGMLLPALSRAKAKGQRTSCMNNLRQVSLFMHLYIDDNNERFPGHRNEGLTTDDANRSLTNWWGTTIVGHGQNQSNLFRCPSIKGKRLDNGVRWEWKFDPHKVGYGYNAFFLGIHPYPSGSVSVSGVNFGSVTGFKRSALISPSQNLQVGDGMPKSDGMWSSSLWWPTSCMDKRASGSQAFEGVDPIRHQGSGVMVFNDGHSETRKDKQINPPVDPVSGSAKGLVNSHFWDPLQRAGTGHIQ
- a CDS encoding DedA family protein — translated: MEWIQQFIDLVLHVDKHLDALILQFGVWFYVLIFAVIFCETGLVVTPFLPGDSLLFALGAFAARGSLNLPALLILLPIAAILGDMVNYWCGAWIGPKIFRGENVRFLNKAHLDRTHAFYEKYGAKTIVLARFVPIVRTFAPFVAGMGRMTYTKFTAYNIGGALLWVFIFVPAGYFFADHPLVRKNFTLVMLAIIFLSVLPAVIEIVREWQKSKRASTS
- a CDS encoding NUDIX domain-containing protein; translation: MVASLEMKALFRHCPRCSSTELEWPDPRHFVCPNCGLTLYRNTTSAVAAFLLDPENNVLLIERAREPSKGMMAVPGGFVDPGERAEEALRREIREEVGLTTDTLDFLCSAPNTYAYKNISYDVLDWFFVGRLQNFDGARPLDEVSGIHVRPLLKIESDSLAFPSLRFALKELQRRLAIG